In Campylobacter showae, a single window of DNA contains:
- a CDS encoding Cj0814 family flagellar-dependent secreted protein yields the protein MKISNSTQTIVSNISVTKSKIQNSDIADTNDSVLGYKVDKDGYFMSEFNKDAGIPDDYKIHSDTIKSLVGVRTRHEFSRSFKSVDIAKTVGNAYKVLTQLVDEKILNSKESFTTDEISKFPQGYEYDKKTLRITKKYNTASDYFSAELSFDPRINKGRSLSNTFYNRSTREYYTNGNKLKPSTDIFDNNNNGKETFTPNGLNFNTTRDKYTNKDGSITKGGLLVGILNENLRTTEGETTYVGILNGYNKNLDADEYNKQIQLWLLNHDPDRVSDEEFNALSEPMKEFIKFHRALDNINQRAKNTSKKEETDTPKDPLQILFEQMDKDFKEMLKKLQERAQKARLEQQKAMQQNLDAQTMKSANQTSKDALNEMLEFLSKMSKQHGVNLDINEVKTAFINLTDSYKFNNKTINIKA from the coding sequence ATGAAAATATCAAATAGCACTCAAACTATTGTTTCAAATATTTCAGTTACTAAGAGTAAAATTCAAAACAGTGATATTGCCGATACTAATGATAGTGTTTTAGGCTACAAGGTTGATAAAGACGGCTACTTTATGAGCGAATTCAATAAAGATGCAGGCATACCAGATGACTATAAAATCCACTCGGACACTATAAAATCACTCGTTGGTGTAAGAACTAGACATGAATTCTCTCGTTCCTTTAAAAGTGTTGACATTGCAAAGACAGTTGGAAATGCCTATAAAGTCTTGACCCAGCTTGTAGATGAAAAGATATTGAACTCAAAAGAGAGCTTTACAACAGACGAGATCTCAAAATTTCCACAAGGCTACGAATACGATAAAAAGACACTAAGGATCACCAAAAAATACAATACTGCATCCGATTATTTTTCTGCAGAGCTTAGCTTTGACCCAAGAATAAACAAAGGTAGATCTTTGAGTAATACTTTTTACAATCGCTCTACTCGTGAGTATTACACCAATGGCAATAAACTAAAACCATCGACTGATATTTTTGATAACAACAATAATGGCAAAGAGACATTTACACCTAATGGACTAAATTTCAATACTACACGAGACAAGTATACAAACAAAGATGGCTCCATTACAAAAGGAGGGCTTTTGGTTGGTATTTTAAATGAAAATTTGAGGACGACCGAAGGGGAAACGACATATGTAGGGATATTAAACGGATACAATAAAAATCTAGATGCCGATGAATACAATAAACAAATACAGCTTTGGCTTTTAAACCATGACCCTGATAGAGTTTCGGATGAAGAGTTTAATGCACTAAGTGAGCCAATGAAAGAATTTATAAAATTTCATCGTGCGCTTGATAATATAAATCAAAGAGCTAAAAATACATCTAAAAAAGAGGAAACTGACACTCCAAAAGATCCTTTACAAATTTTATTCGAGCAAATGGATAAAGACTTTAAAGAGATGCTTAAAAAGCTACAAGAAAGAGCCCAAAAAGCAAGACTCGAACAGCAAAAAGCTATGCAGCAAAATTTAGACGCGCAAACTATGAAAAGCGCAAACCAAACCTCAAAAGACGCGCTAAATGAAATGCTTGAATTTCTAAGTAAAATGTCAAAGCAACACGGCGTAAATTTAGACATAAACGAAGTAAAAACGGCGTTTATAAATTTAACTGACAGCTACAAATTTAATAATAAAACAATAAATATCAAAGCTTAA
- a CDS encoding mobilization protein has translation MIVKFLPSKSGGGIGSVNYVLNERVQQGTAKILKGDEAQTRAIISQISKKQKVCFGVLSFQESAARISEQTKLEIMADFERTLLGDFMKERVNILWVQHEDKGGRLELNFIIPKIDLVTGTSFNPFFYSKPDLTRIDLWKKAVNLEYGFSDPDDPGRKNTISASKKDIKNYANVEALDKTLHELVEAGIIKSRAQMLELLRDENIQISRETKNSITVILPGSTKKNRLQGGIYADFKDARELEERGAETIRRIRQYHNRDIQSEIQQYRDQINELVSKRDEYNIGEFELKTRKHRAKSRIDIQQDRRLSQADQRLQMDDLGSNGDIIRADRSRLGHMDNLEQNKPGNAVANSAGNEIRRENQEQKSDQLFPRNTQRESANGWQYGLHTHQDDRGLSDDDGIRRGIDNRKREIDAASQAIAPRVETRARLQQRSSDEAKRLESDRRKRNQRAAAEHQERIRERYRRLDEENTNQWTEYRAIRKRDDEIRKLYQDARRAVEQLFQRAKSTIGNLIEHAKRLILEQKEEQDREKRKRSGSGMGLSR, from the coding sequence ATGATAGTCAAATTTCTACCCAGTAAAAGCGGCGGCGGTATAGGTAGCGTTAATTACGTCCTCAACGAAAGAGTACAGCAGGGTACGGCAAAAATTTTAAAGGGCGACGAGGCTCAAACTAGGGCTATCATAAGCCAAATTTCAAAAAAACAAAAGGTATGCTTCGGAGTTTTAAGCTTTCAAGAAAGCGCCGCAAGAATATCAGAACAAACTAAGCTAGAGATAATGGCTGACTTTGAACGCACGCTACTAGGCGACTTTATGAAAGAGCGCGTAAATATCTTGTGGGTGCAGCACGAAGACAAAGGCGGTAGGCTGGAGCTAAATTTCATCATCCCGAAAATAGACCTGGTCACGGGAACGAGCTTTAATCCGTTTTTCTACTCAAAACCCGACCTTACCAGGATCGATCTTTGGAAAAAAGCCGTAAATCTCGAATACGGCTTTAGCGATCCTGACGATCCTGGCAGAAAAAATACTATAAGCGCAAGCAAAAAAGACATTAAAAACTACGCAAACGTTGAAGCTTTGGATAAAACCTTACACGAGCTAGTAGAAGCTGGAATAATCAAAAGCAGGGCTCAAATGTTAGAACTGCTACGCGATGAAAATATACAAATCAGCCGGGAGACTAAAAACTCGATCACTGTGATCCTGCCGGGTAGTACCAAAAAAAATAGACTTCAAGGAGGAATTTATGCAGATTTCAAAGACGCTAGAGAGCTTGAAGAGCGCGGCGCAGAAACAATCCGAAGAATACGTCAATATCATAACCGAGATATTCAATCAGAAATTCAACAATACCGAGACCAAATTAACGAACTTGTATCAAAGCGAGATGAATACAATATCGGAGAATTTGAACTCAAAACTAGAAAGCATCGAGCAAAAAGCAGAATCGACATTCAGCAAGATAGAAGACTCAGCCAAGCAGACCAACGCCTACAAATGGACGACCTTGGCTCTAACGGCGATATTATTCGCGCTGATCGGAGCAGGCTCGGGCATATGGATAACCTGGAACAAAATAAACCCGGCAACGCAGTGGCAAATTCCGCAGGAAATGAGATACGTCGAGAGAACCAAGAGCAAAAAAGCGACCAATTATTTCCTCGAAATACCCAAAGAGAAAGTGCAAACGGATGGCAATATGGCTTACATACACATCAAGACGATCGAGGATTAAGCGATGATGACGGCATTAGAAGAGGAATTGATAACAGAAAACGAGAGATTGACGCAGCAAGTCAAGCAATTGCTCCTAGAGTTGAAACAAGAGCGAGACTACAGCAACGATCTAGCGATGAGGCTAAACGACTGGAAAGCGACAGACGAAAAAGAAATCAACGAGCTGCTGCAGAACATCAAGAACGAATACGAGAGCGTTATAGACGACTTGACGAAGAAAATACAAATCAATGGACAGAATATAGAGCTATTAGAAAAAGAGATGACGAGATACGAAAACTATATCAAGACGCAAGAAGAGCAGTTGAACAACTATTCCAGCGAGCTAAATCAACTATTGGCAACCTTATCGAGCATGCAAAACGGCTGATTCTCGAGCAAAAAGAGGAGCAAGACCGAGAAAAGCGCAAACGTAGCGGTAGCGGTATGGGGCTGAGCAGATAA
- a CDS encoding cysteine peptidase family C39 domain-containing protein — MEKILRALFPFVFIPLFLNAEFAVKSYHEFRNENVIRQSYEQSCGASSLATLISMLDIKQLNELDVLEKMSENKNSLNTDMVSFKDLKETSAKLGYEAQGYRLDRNLFDKLNIPVLVKIENDPRFPHFVIAINHPGDFVTIMDPSFGEYVSLKSDFFKLWDRQSKGGYALILASNSGVLKEHKLNLPSKNLFLK; from the coding sequence ATGGAAAAAATTCTAAGGGCACTTTTTCCTTTCGTCTTTATTCCATTGTTCCTTAATGCAGAATTTGCTGTTAAGTCATATCATGAATTTAGAAACGAAAATGTTATAAGGCAAAGCTATGAGCAGTCTTGTGGAGCTTCATCTTTGGCTACACTAATAAGCATGCTCGACATAAAACAACTTAACGAGCTTGATGTGCTTGAAAAAATGTCAGAAAATAAAAATTCACTAAATACGGACATGGTAAGCTTTAAAGATCTAAAAGAAACATCAGCTAAGCTCGGATATGAGGCACAAGGTTATCGATTAGATAGAAATTTATTTGATAAGCTAAATATTCCAGTCCTTGTCAAGATTGAAAATGATCCACGTTTTCCTCACTTTGTGATAGCCATAAATCATCCAGGAGATTTTGTAACGATCATGGATCCTAGCTTTGGCGAATATGTAAGCTTAAAGAGTGATTTTTTTAAACTCTGGGATAGGCAGAGTAAAGGCGGATATGCTTTGATCCTTGCTTCAAATAGCGGTGTCCTAAAAGAACATAAGCTAAATTTACCAAGCAAGAATTTATTTCTAAAATAA
- a CDS encoding spore coat protein CotH, with product MILAVLQLKGGVGKTPLSFSLAKDLGLNWQSNDDSVVPQFYKKGKILDRCEIAPDTIYDFGGFASAGVFDILKRCDFIIVPITPNPNAIKRAASTISQIRPLDRRILGIITDISSQKEFDETVLEIKNAKIVCNKFFVLKSSRAFENAITMGKSFTELYDESPLSKRQYRSFIEMYNKIIDYIKENK from the coding sequence ATGATTTTAGCGGTTTTACAATTAAAAGGCGGAGTAGGAAAAACGCCGCTGAGCTTTAGTTTAGCAAAAGACCTGGGCTTAAATTGGCAAAGCAACGACGACTCGGTAGTGCCGCAGTTTTATAAAAAAGGCAAAATATTGGATCGATGCGAGATCGCACCCGATACGATCTACGACTTCGGCGGATTTGCTTCGGCCGGAGTATTCGATATCCTCAAGCGCTGCGATTTTATTATAGTGCCGATCACTCCGAATCCAAACGCTATTAAAAGAGCTGCAAGCACCATATCCCAAATAAGACCGCTCGACCGTAGAATTTTAGGGATCATAACGGACATATCCTCTCAAAAAGAATTCGACGAAACCGTCTTAGAAATTAAAAACGCAAAAATAGTATGTAATAAATTTTTCGTCCTAAAAAGCTCAAGAGCTTTTGAAAACGCTATAACTATGGGTAAAAGCTTTACCGAGCTTTACGATGAAAGCCCACTATCAAAGAGGCAATACCGATCTTTTATCGAAATGTATAACAAGATCATAGATTACATAAAGGAGAATAAATAA
- a CDS encoding plasmid mobilization protein — MTDDQNKSFPKSKKRAGKTRTITKIMRLTPEEWNKIQEKMDENGGVNFTKYAVNSMLSRSLTKTPLTKELILELSRQGNNLNQIATRLNKGESLDKVGLSIISRSFEALRGIYKLLNSKHQDEQKSKKR; from the coding sequence ATGACTGACGATCAGAACAAAAGCTTTCCAAAAAGCAAAAAAAGAGCTGGAAAAACTAGAACCATCACAAAAATAATGCGTCTTACGCCGGAGGAGTGGAATAAAATTCAAGAAAAAATGGATGAGAACGGGGGAGTAAATTTTACCAAATACGCCGTAAATTCGATGCTATCGCGATCTCTTACGAAAACGCCACTCACAAAAGAGCTTATCCTTGAGTTATCGCGCCAGGGTAATAACCTCAATCAAATCGCTACGAGGCTCAACAAGGGCGAAAGTCTTGACAAGGTAGGGTTAAGTATTATATCAAGGTCGTTTGAAGCCCTAAGGGGCATCTATAAGCTTCTAAACAGCAAACATCAAGACGAGCAAAAAAGCAAAAAACGATGA
- a CDS encoding type II toxin-antitoxin system RelE/ParE family toxin: MVIKYAGEFLDELGEIADYIARDSKSRADTFIQNLKAQIIKIPDMPYSYRKNKTIDRENIRDLIFKGYTVTFSISDNAIEILGIYKRNLTRFS; encoded by the coding sequence GTGGTAATTAAATACGCCGGTGAGTTTTTGGATGAATTAGGCGAAATCGCCGATTATATCGCTAGAGATAGTAAATCAAGGGCAGATACTTTTATACAAAATTTAAAAGCCCAGATCATAAAAATCCCGGATATGCCTTACTCCTACCGCAAAAACAAGACTATCGACCGAGAAAACATAAGAGATTTAATTTTTAAAGGCTACACTGTTACTTTTTCGATCAGCGATAATGCGATAGAAATATTGGGGATCTATAAGCGAAATTTGACGCGTTTCTCCTAA
- a CDS encoding sel1 repeat family protein translates to MKKIVLAMVVAGLCSLNLSAGELEDNIKKCDGGDAQACLKVSDAYFSMDENHPKRSEFHEKACNLKNADGCMLVGFSYEKKGDMANAKKFYTRACDLGNEVACTMK, encoded by the coding sequence ATGAAAAAAATCGTTTTAGCTATGGTCGTTGCCGGGCTATGCTCTTTAAATTTGAGTGCCGGGGAACTGGAGGATAATATCAAGAAATGCGACGGCGGCGATGCGCAGGCTTGTTTGAAAGTATCTGACGCTTATTTTTCAATGGATGAGAATCACCCTAAAAGATCCGAATTTCATGAAAAAGCTTGTAATTTAAAAAATGCCGACGGTTGCATGTTGGTCGGGTTTAGCTATGAAAAAAAAGGCGATATGGCTAATGCTAAGAAATTTTATACTAGGGCTTGCGATTTAGGAAATGAAGTGGCTTGCACGATGAAGTAA